The genome window gcacgcacacacatcaagGTGCTTCATGATGTCAGCCTGGACGGACAGCGGGGAATGGCTCGTCGTTATTCGAAGTAATGACGGGACttagatgatgatgatgaagaggtcCCTTGTGAAATTTGGATCCTGTTGGATGCTTCCATTTGTCGCCCTTGACAAATTTCATGTGCCTGCCTTCATTTAAGATGCTATTTGTTCAGTAACTTGCTAGTTGCTCCATTTTGCTCGGTCGGTGGTCCCATTCCTCGTCAATGTCCAATCCCCTAAATAGATTATCGACCGCTTCCAGCCGGCTGCCGCCACGTGTCATCGGTAACCGCAGGAACATGTCGGCAAGAACAAAAGGGGGCGTTATATGTCAGGAAGACTGTCGAGTCTGCCGTGCCTGCACTTGCCCGAAGCAGCCTCGATGCTACATGTGACATCTATCTTATATGATGACTTGAGTCACTGAAAATCACTCCAAGCAAGTCCGTGTCAAAGTGTTCCAGTCGGTGTTTAGTGCCTCCCACTCCAAGCGAAGTCAAAAGGCAAGGCATGCCACGCCACGGCGCTGACATTTGAGCTCGCATTGCTTCCGTGAACTGAAAAGGTAAAAAGGCTCCTTGGCATTAGTGCTCCTCATGCAGCACATTTGATATTGTCTGAAGCTGGTGACTTAACAGCCTGCGGGTGACACCGCTACAGCGACTCAAATGAACACGTGTTATCCTTCTAATTAGGCATATGTTTGCGTCATGAATGCCAACGGGGGAATTGCTCTATCAAAATCGTTTAGCTCCAAAGCATGGATTGAGCCATCGGTGTCAAACGCaaggcccggccggccggccgggggcCCGCCACATggttttatgtggcccgcaaagacaaattgtgcgtGGACaatcctacatgttttccaagtttccctggttcaacacacctgattcaatgatcaggctcctgcagaacgtgaggatgaactgatcatttgaatcaggtgtgttgaaccagggaaacttggaaaacatgtaggaatgcgcccccccccccccccccccccccgaggactggacttTAAGACCCCTGATATAAGgcattgacagtcataatggccctccaaaggaaactatgactacaatgcgacccgcaacaaaaatgagtttgacacccctggatGAAGCCATCCATGAACATGGCTTGAATAATTCCTAgctcatttgcacattttggtTCCTTTTGTAAATTGCCCTCCTGCTGTCTGCTTCTATTTGTCTGATTCTTTGAATAATTTGTCTTGCCACACTTTTGGAAATTGGCATGAGTTTAAAAGGGAAAGATGTCATACTTCTTTGTGCAGAGGGCTTGGCTGTGGGAGTTGGATTTGGGGCCATCGGGAAGACTTCGTCCGCAACGCTTGAGAGTGCCAGGTAGGGCCACTTAAATTGGGTCAAGTCAGCAACATCTCACTTCTGCCAACATTGACCAATATAACTCTCAACATTGGGGGGAagaaatcatgaaaataatattCTGGTAGTTTCTTAGTCGgagccattaaaaaaatcatcgtTGTATTTTTTCCAATCGTTATTGgctgatttgacttttttttgcttttgtattaagaaagatttttttcatcattgtttttgtgtaaCCAAGTTTTCAAGATACTGGTCTTGGttaaaaagtctgttggaaaaATCCCCAGCTGTCTACTTGTTTCTTGGCGCCACCTTGTGCACGGACGTGGTACTGCAAAGCGCCGTTAATTCTACTGCACTTGTCGAGTTTCTTTTCTATTATCCTTCTGAATACACGCATCGAGCTCTCTTAACTCTCCATCAACATCTTCCTAATCTTGCCATCTGGACCTTGATGTTCTGTGCTTGTTCAGCTGcgtctcgctcgctcggtggCAAAAGAAAGCGCTTTGGCATCCCGTAGTAGGAGACCAATTACCGCTGGAAAGAAAATCTCTTCTAGTCTACGTTGTCATAATCCCTTGCAGGAATTTGGCCATTGGTATCGGCATCCAGAATTTCCCAGAAGGCCTCGCGGTAAGCTTGCCACTTCGCGGCGCAGGCGTCTCGACGTGGACAGCCTTCTGGTAAAAGCAAATTGCCATCTTCAGGCGTCCATCACTCAGATGAAGTCAATCATGAGTCATGGCAATCTGCAGGTACGGCCAGCTCAGCGGCATGGTGGAGCCCATCGCCGGAACGCTGGGCGCCGTCGCCGTGGTGTCGGCCGAACCTCTGCTGCCGTACGCGTTGGCGTTTGCCGCCGGGGCCATGGTTTACGTGGTGGTGGATGACATCATACCCGAGGCTCAAGTCAGGTGAGTCGAGGAGGATGCCGTTCCGTCCGTCCCAATCGCTCTCCAATTAGAAACGCGTGACTGGACAGAAAGCAAAGGCAGATGAAGAGTCAAAAGGACAAGAATCAAAACGGAGGAGGAGCCGTCCCAATCATTTTGCAAATGCGGTCCGACGGGGGGGGAAGCGACGCAACTCACTTTCCACCCTTGTCGCCCATAGCGGTAACGGAAAGCTGGCCTCCTGGACGGCAATCTTGGGCTTTACCGTGATGATGTCGCTAGACGTGGGACTGGGCTGAAAAACCGTGGCGAGCGGGAGCACGTCAACAAACAGCCTCCGtagccgtccgtccgtccgtccgtcattACATGCCAGACCTCAGTGTCAAAGAAGGGGGACCGTAGGCGTCGCatattttgttgaaatgtCAATCATTAGTCTCCCGCAGTGCAACTCGTTGCCATAGAACTCGAAAATGGGACGTCATCCTAAATGTCACACTCTTGTTATGTTTTAAAAGCAGGCAAATTGATCGTTGCCTTTTTAATGTTGGCTTTTGGACGTGAAGTTACCTCTCAAGTTGCATATTTCGGGTGATTCTTTATCTTGCTGTGAAGTAGAGGTTGTAGATCTGGACTCCTCACAAATGGATTGCGTCAGCGCCACTTTTCCAAACTTGCCGAAATCAGAAAGCCTCTATGGCTGTCCAAATACATCAAGATATAACTTCCAGTGGCTTGTAATATTCCAGCTTTTTAAACTCACTTTTTCGGTCAAGAAACGGTCCAGTCTTGAAAGTGAAATTTCTCTCaactttggtttgttttagTTTGAGCTTCCAATTTCGTTGTGATTGCCTCATGGCGGCGGCATGACTTGAACTCTGTGACCTATTggattttcttcatttttctgcGTCAGGCCTGTAAAGAAGCAGCTGattctttctttcaaaagtCTCCAAACACGCTGTCAATCTCCTTTTTACAGTATGCTGAAATATGCCAATTGAAATGTGAGGGTAACTAACGTCCAACAATTGTCTGTCTGCTGTGATGCTGCTGATGAAAACCATTTGAAAAGGCCAGTTCAGTCGTCGTGCCTTCTTTTCCGGTCGTCTACTGCCACCTGCTGGCCAAAATTGCCAACGGTTGATACTGATTTACATGTGAATTGTTTCTTTCAATAAACAGCCGGTTTCAATAGGAGTGATTTACGTATGCGATTTAATGTACACGATTCATGTATAATGTACAGTCTGTATTTGAAGCATTCACCgtttattgtcaatttgatAGCTTCTGTTTTGAATGCAAATGGCCTTTCATTCTAAATCCTTCTTTGACAAGAACAATTCTAGTCATTGACCTTTTTGACACATCAATACGTTTAATAGACAGTGTTACCTTTTCGATCACAAAGCACAAGTACAATGGGGTCGGTTCCAAAAAGCAGACTTCTTTTGCTAGACAATCAGAAGTGGGAGCGGCTTGTACTGCAAGAAGCGAATGACACTTGTTGGCATGTCCAGCTGCTCGACGCAACGGATCTTGTCGATCTTCTTGAGGTATCTCCGCACCGCCAGTCGGCACAGTGAAGTCAAGGCCTTGGGAGTTCCTGAGAAGTAACAGGAGAGCAAACGACGGCAATTATTCTTTGTAAGTAGCATGCGCGTCATTTGCATAtcggcggccggccggccggccaacGAGCTCATTGGAAAGCCAGAGCCCGCTGCTCAACGGACACCTCTCTCCTGCAGAAGCAGCTCCACGGCCTCATTCTGCTTGGTGGACTTCTCGATGATGAGCGTGGGAAGGTAGACGTTTGCGCCAAAGTCGATGAGGAGCCGGACGTAGTCCACGCCGCAGCCGTGCCTCAGACACATCTCCAGGACCGTTTTGGGGCGCTTGATGGAGCTGAGCAGTCTGGCGTAGGCACAGTTGTAATCCGGATCGGCGCCATAAAGGAGGAGCAGTTTGAAGCACTCCAGGTGCCCGTACACGGCCGCCAGATACAGCGGGCCGCTCGACACTCTGGCGCTTGAGGTCCACAGCAGGACTTTGGAGCGCGAGTTGGCCTCTGCGCCGTGTTCAAGGAGTTCCCGGAGTATCTGGACGTCACCTTCGCGAGCGGCCGTCAGGACAGGCGAGCAGATGTTGTAGGAGCTTCCGTTGGGGTCGGCGCCGGAGCGGAGGAGGGCTACCACGCATTCCAGGTACTTCCCGCGCACAGCGGCGAAAAGGGGCGTCTGGGCTTTGACGTCGACACAATCCACCAGGGCACCGTGAGTCAGCAGCACCTGCAGGCAGCTGAGGTGGCCCTTGGACACGGCAGCGTGGAGAGGGGTGCCGGCGATGCCCCAGCCGCCTCGGTAGTTGATGACCTTCTGGTAGATTTCCTGGGACAGCATCTCATCCAGGAGTCTTTCATTGTTTTGCAGCACTGCTTGTCGGAGCTGGGAGATCTCACAATTGCTTTCCTCTTCTGCGGTCCTGAATTGGAGCATAGAACCTGCACAGATCATGTCCACATCTTCATAtagacaggcagacagacagacacgaCGTATTCCAATCAATAGCGGATCAAATCGTCCAAACAAATGTGTGCCGTTTATTTCCAACACCGCTTGTCCTGTTCAATTGAAACTTCAGTTCAACGTTATTGACTTGGATCGATGATATCGGAAATGATCTGAAAAGAAAGGGAAGCTTGGCAGCTCCAAGTAAACATAGGCGGGGGGGCGGAGGAGAGGAAAGCAGCCCACCCATCATCACGCTAATCCGCACGGCTTCGATTTGCGGCCGAAATAACAACCGCAGCTGTCACAAATACAAACTATTACTTTTCGACAACATGCGGTCGGTCATTCATCGgcaaaagatttgttttacCTGCTGCGATGCGATGCGATGTTTATCTACGGGCCGTCCGTTTCCTGGTTAATTCTTCGTCGTGATTGCCTTGACGGACAAATTCCGTTTCAAATGCACGTGACTGCCCCCTCCGTGTCTCCATGTACCATGACATCTTCCTTGATCTTATTTTTCCAAAGAAAACGCAAACCACCTGGATAAAGTGTAAGACTCTTCACGCCTCCCTTTGGGCCCCCCACGAATTTGAAGGAGAATGGCAAATATctaaagcgtctttgggtttttgaaaagcgcgatacaaatttaatgaaggATTCCTTGCATCaaaagaaccccccccccccaaacaattGTTTCCATGACGATGAACTGAAACATCCCAGCTTCGGTTTGCGCCATCACCCCCTTCAACTTGATGCCTTCTCTCTCCCAGCAACAGGGATggcattctttctttttcaaagcATTCCCATGCATGTGCGTCACAATGTCTTTGTTCAAGTTCCAAATGACCACCGACTGCAATATCAGACACAATGCTCTTGTCAAATCAATGGATCTCAGTGCGTTTTTAGAATATGTCTAATTCAATGCTATATGAAAAGCTTGATGTTTATTTCCCTGTCATGCCTCGtccacagttttgtgatgtgtcatcgtttctgtgtgtgtgctcgcccctccctccctcccttcctgtgtgcccatgatcagtgcgatcacacgcacctgcctctcgttacctgtgtcttaagttctgtttgcgtgtc of Syngnathus acus chromosome 19, fSynAcu1.2, whole genome shotgun sequence contains these proteins:
- the LOC119137971 gene encoding ankyrin repeat and SOCS box protein 12-like, with protein sequence MLQFRTAEEESNCEISQLRQAVLQNNERLLDEMLSQEIYQKVINYRGGWGIAGTPLHAAVSKGHLSCLQVLLTHGALVDCVDVKAQTPLFAAVRGKYLECVVALLRSGADPNGSSYNICSPVLTAAREGDVQILRELLEHGAEANSRSKVLLWTSSARVSSGPLYLAAVYGHLECFKLLLLYGADPDYNCAYARLLSSIKRPKTVLEMCLRHGCGVDYVRLLIDFGANVYLPTLIIEKSTKQNEAVELLLQERGTPKALTSLCRLAVRRYLKKIDKIRCVEQLDMPTSVIRFLQYKPLPLLIV